A genomic stretch from Cellulomonas sp. KRMCY2 includes:
- a CDS encoding substrate-binding domain-containing protein has protein sequence MFRNVRRGAIALTAVVVLATAGCGAGDDTQAPPNDGGDGTAAADAPLRIGVTVYDMSSFITQGQEGMQAYADDNNIELLWNSAGNDVSTQATQVEQLINQEVDAIIIVPVQADSLGPQLEQAQAADIPVIAVNTTLSNEELITASVLPDDVAAGAQEMQMMVDAIGGEGNILILQGPLASSPELDRTEGINSVLAENPGITVLAMDTANWKRDEAVNKVKNWISSFGDEIDGIVAENDDMGLGAVQALKEAGTSVPVVGIDGIQDGLAAVQAGDFIGSSLQHGRVEMAAGLAVAAKVARGEDVEKTYTYIMPPITPENVDQYIANVVTEKDAFLEGIGDLINKNLASGDIANEE, from the coding sequence GTGTTCCGAAACGTACGACGTGGTGCGATCGCCCTGACTGCGGTCGTCGTCCTCGCCACAGCAGGATGCGGTGCCGGCGACGACACCCAGGCTCCCCCGAACGATGGCGGCGACGGCACCGCCGCCGCCGACGCGCCGCTGCGCATCGGCGTCACCGTCTACGACATGTCGTCGTTCATCACCCAGGGCCAGGAGGGCATGCAGGCCTACGCCGACGACAACAACATCGAGCTGCTGTGGAACTCCGCAGGCAACGACGTGTCGACGCAGGCGACCCAGGTCGAGCAGCTCATCAACCAGGAGGTCGACGCGATCATCATCGTGCCGGTCCAGGCGGACTCACTCGGGCCGCAGCTCGAGCAGGCCCAGGCGGCCGACATCCCCGTGATCGCCGTCAACACGACGCTGTCCAACGAAGAGCTGATCACCGCATCCGTCCTGCCGGACGACGTCGCAGCCGGCGCACAGGAGATGCAGATGATGGTCGACGCCATCGGCGGGGAGGGGAACATCCTCATCCTGCAGGGTCCGCTCGCGTCGTCCCCTGAGCTCGACCGGACCGAGGGCATCAACTCGGTGCTCGCCGAGAACCCCGGCATCACGGTGCTCGCCATGGACACCGCGAACTGGAAGCGCGACGAGGCCGTCAACAAGGTCAAGAACTGGATCTCCAGCTTCGGCGACGAGATCGACGGCATCGTGGCCGAGAACGACGACATGGGCCTCGGTGCGGTCCAGGCGCTCAAGGAGGCCGGCACCTCGGTTCCCGTCGTGGGCATCGACGGCATCCAGGACGGGCTCGCCGCCGTTCAGGCGGGCGACTTCATCGGGTCCTCGCTGCAGCACGGTCGCGTCGAGATGGCGGCCGGTCTCGCGGTGGCTGCCAAGGTGGCACGGGGCGAGGACGTCGAGAAGACCTACACCTACATCATGCCGCCGATCACACCGGAGAACGTCGACCAGTACATCGCCAACGTGGTCACGGAGAAGGACGCCTTCCTGGAGGGCATCGGCGACCTGATCAACAAGAACCTGGCCTCGGGGGACATCGCCAACGAGGAGTGA
- a CDS encoding phosphoenolpyruvate--protein phosphotransferase, whose translation MTLTVSRGLGIGRGVAVGPVAIMRPAPVPPAGEAPAEMPEAAAREATAAFVAVADDLRRRCATSSGALADVLGATALMAEDAALLDDVERRILVGAPTCSAVDEAVEAVGAVFSSAGGYLAERVTDLRSVKDRVLARLLGCPEPGLTLSEPSVVVAVDLSPADTAALDLDSVLAIVTEVGGPTGHTAIIAGQLGLPCVVQVPGVTTLPVGTTVVVDAGAGTVTADPGAELVAWVARRRAAAEALAGDRAPGATRDGHRIALVANVGTPEDALRASAAGAEGVGLFRTEVLFLDRRTAPTAREQESVYRKVFDAFAGRKVVVRTLDAGADKPLAFAQQATEENPALGVRGYRLVRTLPELMATQLGAVARAAEGSGAEVAVMAPMVATVVEANDFTARARAAGLRTVGVMVEVPAAALQAERLLEAVDFVSLGTNDLAQYTMATDRLRGELGDLLDPWQPAVLQLVAATASAARAAGKPVGVCGESAADPVMGLVLVGLGVTSLSMAPAALAAVRFALRSHSLAQCRAIAAATTAAPDAASSRQAALALVADDVRHTLGL comes from the coding sequence ATGACCCTCACCGTGAGCCGGGGCCTCGGGATCGGCCGGGGCGTCGCCGTCGGGCCAGTCGCCATCATGCGGCCCGCGCCCGTGCCACCGGCCGGCGAGGCGCCTGCCGAGATGCCCGAGGCGGCCGCGCGTGAGGCGACGGCCGCGTTCGTCGCGGTCGCGGACGACCTTCGTCGCCGGTGCGCGACGTCGTCCGGTGCTCTGGCCGATGTGCTGGGGGCGACGGCCCTGATGGCGGAGGACGCCGCGCTCCTGGACGACGTGGAGCGCCGCATCCTCGTCGGGGCTCCCACCTGTTCCGCCGTGGACGAGGCCGTCGAGGCCGTGGGGGCCGTGTTCTCGTCCGCCGGAGGGTACCTGGCCGAGCGGGTGACCGACCTGCGCAGCGTCAAGGATCGCGTGTTGGCCCGCCTCCTCGGCTGCCCCGAGCCGGGGCTCACGCTCAGCGAGCCTTCCGTGGTCGTGGCCGTGGACCTGTCGCCGGCCGACACCGCCGCGCTGGACCTCGACAGCGTGCTGGCGATCGTCACGGAGGTCGGCGGGCCGACCGGCCATACAGCGATCATCGCCGGGCAGCTGGGCCTGCCCTGCGTCGTCCAGGTGCCGGGCGTGACGACCCTGCCCGTCGGCACGACGGTCGTTGTGGACGCGGGCGCCGGGACCGTCACGGCCGATCCCGGGGCGGAGCTTGTCGCTTGGGTCGCCCGCCGCAGGGCGGCGGCCGAGGCGCTCGCAGGAGACCGCGCCCCCGGGGCGACGAGGGACGGGCACCGGATCGCGCTGGTGGCCAACGTCGGTACGCCGGAGGATGCGCTGCGCGCGTCTGCGGCGGGCGCAGAGGGCGTCGGCCTGTTCCGGACCGAGGTGCTCTTCCTCGACCGCCGGACGGCGCCGACGGCGAGGGAGCAGGAGTCGGTGTACCGGAAGGTCTTCGACGCGTTCGCCGGGCGCAAGGTCGTCGTGCGCACGCTCGACGCCGGGGCCGACAAGCCACTCGCGTTCGCACAGCAGGCGACGGAGGAGAACCCGGCGCTCGGCGTCCGTGGGTACCGGCTGGTCCGGACCCTGCCGGAGTTGATGGCCACCCAGCTCGGGGCGGTCGCCCGGGCCGCGGAGGGCTCCGGGGCCGAGGTCGCCGTCATGGCGCCGATGGTCGCCACCGTCGTCGAGGCCAACGACTTCACGGCGCGCGCCCGGGCCGCGGGGCTCCGCACCGTCGGCGTCATGGTCGAGGTGCCCGCCGCCGCCCTCCAGGCCGAGCGGTTGCTCGAGGCGGTGGACTTCGTGTCGCTCGGGACGAACGACCTGGCCCAGTACACGATGGCCACGGACCGCCTCCGCGGGGAGCTCGGGGACCTGCTCGACCCGTGGCAGCCGGCCGTGCTCCAGCTCGTCGCGGCGACCGCGTCGGCTGCCCGTGCGGCCGGCAAGCCGGTCGGCGTGTGCGGCGAGTCGGCGGCCGACCCGGTCATGGGTCTTGTCCTCGTCGGCCTCGGCGTCACCAGCCTGTCGATGGCCCCCGCCGCCCTTGCGGCCGTCCGGTTCGCGCTCCGCAGTCACTCGCTGGCACAGTGCCGCGCGATCGCGGCCGCGACGACGGCCGCCCCCGACGCCGCATCGTCCCGGCAGGCGGCGCTCGCGCTCGTTGCGGACGACGTCCGGCACACGCTCGGGCTCTGA
- a CDS encoding HAD family hydrolase: MPDPGARTGRDDRRRGRVAAELDAGVGALRRGDPPRRVHKAAGMEVVARDLGIGREDVIAFGDGANDLEMLAYAGTAVAIEGGDPRLVALADLIARGPERAGLVAAFAELGLL, from the coding sequence CTGCCCGATCCCGGTGCCCGCACTGGCCGCGATGATCGGCGACGAGGTCGGGTCGCTGCCGAGCTCGATGCCGGGGTTGGGGCCCTTCGCCGGGGAGATCCACCTCGCCGGGTCCACAAGGCGGCCGGCATGGAGGTCGTCGCGCGCGACCTCGGGATCGGACGCGAGGACGTCATCGCGTTCGGCGACGGCGCCAACGACCTGGAGATGCTGGCGTACGCCGGAACGGCCGTCGCGATCGAGGGCGGCGACCCGCGGCTCGTCGCGCTCGCCGACCTCATCGCCCGCGGGCCGGAGCGCGCGGGGCTGGTGGCCGCGTTCGCCGAGCTCGGACTCCTGTGA
- a CDS encoding SDR family oxidoreductase codes for MTDTAPSIDFTFSLGGKVALVTGGASGIGAAIASAFARKGATVAVVDLDEAAAQRMAEELGGRAFACDVADPASVERTVSDVVAAFGRIDILVNSAGIVALAPAEDLTLADWQRTLAVNLTGTFLMAQAAGRLMLGAGAGTIINLASQAGSVALDQHVAYCTSKFGVIGLTKVLASEWAGRGVTVNTISPTVVLTDLGRKAWDGPKGDALKKLIPTGRFAYPDEIAAAAVFLASAEAAMINGADLIVDGGYTIR; via the coding sequence ATGACCGACACCGCACCATCCATCGACTTCACGTTCAGCCTCGGCGGCAAGGTGGCCCTGGTCACGGGCGGGGCCTCGGGCATCGGCGCCGCGATCGCCTCAGCTTTTGCCCGCAAGGGTGCGACGGTCGCCGTCGTGGACCTGGACGAGGCGGCTGCGCAGCGGATGGCCGAGGAGCTGGGCGGCCGTGCCTTTGCGTGTGACGTCGCGGACCCGGCATCCGTCGAGCGCACGGTCTCCGACGTCGTCGCGGCCTTTGGCCGGATCGACATCCTGGTCAACAGCGCGGGCATCGTGGCGCTGGCGCCCGCCGAGGACCTCACGCTCGCGGACTGGCAGCGGACGCTCGCCGTGAACCTCACCGGCACCTTCCTGATGGCGCAGGCGGCCGGGCGGCTCATGCTCGGGGCCGGCGCGGGCACGATCATCAACCTGGCGTCCCAGGCCGGTTCGGTGGCACTCGACCAGCACGTGGCGTACTGCACGTCGAAGTTCGGCGTGATCGGCCTGACCAAGGTGCTCGCATCGGAGTGGGCGGGCCGCGGCGTCACGGTGAACACCATCTCGCCGACGGTCGTCCTGACCGACCTGGGACGCAAGGCATGGGACGGGCCCAAGGGCGACGCGCTCAAGAAGCTGATCCCGACCGGCCGGTTCGCGTACCCCGACGAGATCGCCGCCGCCGCGGTGTTCCTCGCGTCCGCGGAAGCCGCAATGATCAACGGGGCCGACCTGATCGTGGACGGCGGCTACACGATCCGCTAG
- a CDS encoding ABC transporter permease yields MSTSTTPGQRVDLSVDDHAPGTRRWNRARIEELLIRNSMVLVLLLVIGYFSYESSRFATGSNLRTILIAAAPFALVALGQTVVILTGGIDLSVGSVIALAAMVGARTVVGHPDRLWLAVTLAVVVGMAAGLVNGLIVSRLNVAPFVATLGMLTAASGLAYVVGHGAPINGLPPEYGRIANTNIIGLPAPVLVMIIGFLVIAAVMKRTSFGLHVYAVGGNRVAAEVAGVNTRRTLTSVYVISGALAGLSGVILSSRVISGPPNLGQGYELDAIAAVVIGGASLLGGRGTVWGTLLGLLLIQTLNNGLDILVVPAYWQAVISGVLIVAAVAVDMWATRRNRT; encoded by the coding sequence GTGAGCACATCGACGACCCCCGGCCAGAGGGTCGACCTGTCGGTCGACGACCACGCCCCGGGCACGCGACGGTGGAACCGGGCGCGCATCGAGGAGCTGCTGATCCGCAACTCGATGGTGCTGGTGCTGCTGCTGGTCATCGGGTACTTCTCCTACGAGAGCTCGCGGTTCGCCACCGGCTCCAACCTGCGCACCATCCTCATCGCGGCCGCCCCCTTCGCACTCGTGGCCCTCGGACAGACCGTCGTGATCCTCACCGGCGGGATCGACCTCTCGGTCGGCAGCGTCATCGCGCTCGCGGCGATGGTCGGTGCGCGGACCGTCGTCGGGCACCCCGACCGGCTGTGGCTCGCCGTGACTCTCGCGGTCGTGGTCGGGATGGCAGCCGGGCTGGTCAACGGGCTGATCGTGAGCCGGCTCAACGTCGCGCCGTTCGTTGCGACCCTCGGCATGCTGACCGCCGCGTCCGGCCTGGCGTACGTCGTCGGGCACGGCGCGCCGATCAACGGGCTGCCGCCGGAGTACGGCCGGATCGCCAACACGAACATCATCGGCCTCCCGGCCCCGGTGCTCGTGATGATCATCGGGTTCCTGGTGATCGCCGCGGTGATGAAGCGCACCTCGTTCGGGCTGCACGTCTACGCCGTCGGCGGCAACCGCGTCGCGGCCGAGGTCGCCGGCGTGAACACGCGACGCACCCTGACCAGCGTCTACGTGATCAGCGGCGCCCTTGCTGGGCTCTCCGGCGTCATCCTGTCCTCGCGCGTCATCTCCGGTCCGCCGAACCTGGGCCAGGGCTACGAGCTCGACGCCATCGCCGCCGTCGTGATCGGGGGCGCGAGCCTCCTCGGTGGTCGCGGCACCGTCTGGGGCACGCTGCTCGGCCTCCTGCTGATCCAGACGCTCAACAACGGCCTCGACATCCTCGTGGTCCCGGCGTACTGGCAAGCGGTCATCAGCGGCGTCCTGATCGTCGCGGCGGTGGCCGTCGACATGTGGGCAACCCGAAGGAACCGCACATGA
- a CDS encoding ribose-5-phosphate isomerase yields MTDGWRVVVGSDSAGLSYKDQLKADLERDDRVAQVIDVGVGSGDQTAYPHIAVAAARMIADGRADRALLLCGTGLGVAISANKVPGIRAVTAHDSYSVERAVLSNDAQVLCFGQRVIGIELARRLAREWLGYRFDSSSASAIKVEAIRSYEPDAGDPQMAADAVAPELDACTTPGGTVDPRHP; encoded by the coding sequence ATGACCGACGGATGGCGCGTCGTCGTGGGCAGCGACAGCGCGGGCCTCTCCTACAAGGACCAGCTCAAGGCCGACCTCGAGCGCGACGACCGTGTGGCCCAGGTGATCGACGTGGGCGTCGGGAGCGGTGACCAGACGGCGTACCCGCACATCGCTGTCGCGGCCGCCCGGATGATCGCCGACGGCCGCGCCGACCGTGCGCTGCTCCTGTGTGGTACGGGCCTGGGCGTGGCGATCAGTGCGAACAAGGTGCCGGGGATCCGGGCCGTGACGGCTCATGACAGCTACTCGGTCGAGCGGGCCGTGCTGAGCAACGATGCGCAGGTCCTCTGCTTCGGGCAGCGCGTGATCGGCATCGAGCTCGCGCGCCGACTGGCCCGGGAGTGGCTCGGATACCGGTTCGACAGCTCGTCCGCCTCGGCGATCAAGGTTGAGGCGATCCGCTCCTACGAGCCCGACGCGGGCGACCCTCAGATGGCGGCCGATGCCGTCGCGCCCGAGCTGGACGCGTGCACCACCCCGGGCGGCACCGTCGACCCCCGGCATCCGTGA
- a CDS encoding DeoR/GlpR family DNA-binding transcription regulator, which produces MSLTARRTTPRQQDRHEAITELVLSQGSARIEDLAEAFGVSTMTVHRDLDTLEAHGILRKSRGVATALATSLFESSPEFRARQHHADKEAVARAALPFVEPGQAVILDDSTTGLHLAALLPTRQPLTVITNFQRVVTALVGEPGIALIALGGLHYQWCDAFMGSVTLEALRSLRADVLFMSTPAIIDDICFHQHHDAALVKRAMFDAAAKRILFVDHSKFTQRALHATMPVADFDHVIVDAHTPADDVSRLRDKGVSVIVAEAVPVH; this is translated from the coding sequence GTGAGCCTCACCGCCCGCAGGACGACGCCGCGTCAACAGGATCGGCACGAAGCGATCACCGAGCTGGTCCTCAGCCAAGGCTCGGCGCGCATCGAGGACCTCGCCGAGGCGTTCGGTGTCAGCACCATGACGGTGCACCGCGACCTCGACACACTTGAGGCGCACGGCATCCTGCGCAAGTCCCGCGGTGTCGCCACCGCCCTCGCCACGAGCCTCTTCGAGTCGAGCCCCGAGTTCCGCGCCCGTCAGCACCACGCCGACAAGGAAGCGGTGGCGCGCGCCGCACTGCCCTTCGTCGAGCCCGGACAAGCCGTCATCCTCGATGACTCGACGACCGGGCTCCACCTCGCGGCCCTGTTGCCCACGCGGCAGCCGCTGACCGTGATCACCAACTTCCAGCGGGTCGTCACCGCGCTCGTCGGCGAACCGGGGATCGCCCTCATCGCCCTGGGCGGCCTGCACTACCAGTGGTGCGACGCCTTCATGGGAAGTGTCACCCTCGAAGCACTCCGGTCGCTCCGCGCCGACGTGCTGTTCATGTCGACGCCCGCGATCATCGACGACATCTGCTTCCACCAGCACCACGACGCCGCGCTGGTGAAGCGCGCGATGTTCGACGCCGCCGCGAAGCGCATCCTCTTCGTCGACCACTCCAAGTTCACCCAGCGAGCCCTCCACGCCACCATGCCGGTCGCCGACTTCGACCACGTGATCGTCGACGCCCACACGCCGGCGGACGACGTCAGCCGGCTGCGCGACAAGGGAGTCTCCGTGATCGTCGCCGAGGCTGTCCCGGTGCACTGA
- a CDS encoding dihydroxyacetone kinase family protein, producing MTRLYDDPAEFMEDMLAGFLDAHRDRVTGVPGGVVRSTQTAPGKVAVVVGGGSGHYPAFCGVVGPGFADGAVVGNIFTSPSAEDAYSVGRAASGGGGVVITSGNYAGDVMNFTQAQERLTAEGIEARVVFVTDDVASAPVSDVAKRRGIAGDFVVFKAMGAAAEEGCSLDEVVRIGIKANDRTRTLGVAFAGCTMPGADHPLFTVPVGKMGVGLGIHGEPGVSEDAIQPAADLARRLVDGAIAELELGENPRVGAILNGLGATKYEELFVVWKTVSALLRERGVTIVDPEVGELVTSLDMAGCSLTLVALDDELERLWRAPADTPAYRKAAGSAVGWAAGERRHESVDDALTGGEAHAVATAASVACAARAFRALTEMQTALVEVEDELGRIDAIAGDGDHGRGMVKGIAAAVGAARPCADDGSGVATLLRSAGRAWQTKAGGTSGALWGAALIAVGDRLGDERDEIAGADVVAALRAGQDAIQRLGKCELGDKTMLDALGPFVTALERDVSAGRTLPAAWAAAAVVAERAAKDTAPMTPRVGRARPLAERSIGTPDAGATSLALCLGVAGRALAVGVTDEA from the coding sequence ATGACCCGGCTCTACGACGACCCAGCTGAATTCATGGAGGACATGCTCGCCGGGTTCCTGGACGCCCACCGCGACCGGGTCACCGGCGTGCCGGGCGGTGTGGTGCGCTCCACGCAGACCGCGCCCGGCAAGGTCGCCGTCGTGGTCGGCGGCGGGTCGGGCCACTACCCCGCGTTCTGCGGTGTGGTCGGGCCGGGCTTCGCGGACGGGGCGGTCGTCGGCAACATCTTCACATCGCCCTCGGCCGAGGACGCCTACTCGGTGGGCCGCGCCGCGAGCGGTGGGGGCGGCGTGGTCATCACCTCCGGCAACTACGCCGGCGACGTGATGAACTTCACGCAGGCCCAGGAGCGGCTCACGGCCGAGGGGATCGAGGCCCGGGTCGTCTTCGTCACGGACGACGTGGCGAGCGCTCCGGTGTCGGACGTCGCCAAGCGCCGGGGGATCGCCGGGGACTTCGTGGTCTTCAAGGCGATGGGTGCCGCGGCCGAGGAGGGCTGCTCCCTCGACGAGGTCGTACGCATCGGCATCAAGGCGAACGACCGCACCCGGACCCTCGGTGTCGCGTTCGCGGGCTGCACGATGCCGGGCGCCGACCACCCGTTGTTCACCGTCCCGGTCGGGAAGATGGGCGTCGGCCTCGGCATCCACGGCGAGCCAGGGGTGTCCGAAGACGCCATCCAGCCGGCCGCGGACCTGGCCCGCCGGCTGGTGGACGGCGCCATCGCCGAGCTGGAGCTGGGCGAGAACCCCCGCGTCGGCGCCATCCTCAACGGGCTTGGCGCGACCAAGTACGAGGAGCTCTTCGTCGTCTGGAAGACGGTCAGCGCGCTGTTGCGCGAGCGTGGCGTGACGATCGTCGACCCCGAGGTCGGGGAGCTCGTGACCAGCCTCGACATGGCCGGCTGCTCGCTGACGCTCGTGGCCCTCGACGACGAGCTGGAGCGGCTGTGGCGCGCCCCTGCCGACACGCCCGCGTACCGCAAGGCGGCGGGAAGCGCCGTCGGATGGGCGGCCGGCGAGCGGCGGCACGAGTCCGTGGACGACGCCCTCACCGGGGGAGAAGCGCATGCCGTCGCGACCGCGGCGTCGGTCGCGTGCGCCGCGCGGGCGTTCCGCGCCCTCACGGAGATGCAGACCGCGCTGGTCGAGGTCGAGGACGAGCTGGGCCGCATCGACGCGATCGCCGGCGACGGCGACCACGGGCGCGGCATGGTCAAGGGCATCGCCGCCGCAGTGGGCGCCGCCCGTCCGTGTGCCGACGACGGTTCCGGTGTGGCGACCCTCCTCCGTTCCGCGGGCAGGGCCTGGCAGACCAAGGCCGGCGGCACGTCCGGTGCGCTGTGGGGCGCCGCTCTCATCGCGGTGGGCGACCGGCTCGGCGACGAGCGGGACGAGATCGCGGGCGCGGACGTCGTTGCGGCGTTGCGCGCCGGGCAGGACGCCATCCAGCGCCTCGGCAAGTGCGAGCTCGGGGACAAGACGATGCTCGACGCCCTGGGTCCGTTCGTCACCGCCCTGGAACGCGACGTGTCCGCGGGACGAACCCTGCCCGCGGCGTGGGCCGCGGCGGCGGTGGTGGCCGAGCGTGCTGCGAAGGACACGGCGCCGATGACCCCGCGGGTCGGCCGCGCACGTCCGCTGGCCGAGCGCAGCATCGGGACTCCCGACGCCGGAGCGACCTCCCTGGCCCTGTGCCTGGGGGTCGCGGGTCGGGCGCTCGCCGTCGGTGTCACCGACGAGGCATGA
- a CDS encoding sugar ABC transporter ATP-binding protein, with translation METPALEVRDLHKAFGGVPVLLGVGFSVLPGQVTGLAGENGAGKSTLMKIVSGQYRQDAGQVVVRGQELLHADPIHARALGVGIVPQELAPYPDLTVYENLFVGRELHGRAGLLDHRAMARKAREMLAVYEVDVDPRTRMGRLSVALTQIVEIAKATTWGAKVLLLDEPTSSIPEREVSRLYAVVRRLTSQGVAMVYTTHRMEEIQELADQVVVLRDGRMVLDASLRETDDEAIVRAMIGRDLGSLFPDVSTPSTEVGLSVRGLQLERDGVAVDLTVRKGEILGLGGLVGAGRTEIVEALFGVRRSAAGTIEVAGRTVPRNAPAQAIRAGVALVPEDRKGAGLVLTQSVLDNGSLPHLSAFTTAGWIRPRRRRAAVGAAMSSVSLRARNLEQSVGTLSGGNQQKVVLARWLTQNAKVLLLDEPTRGVDVGARGEIYDIIRRLAEAGLAVVLVSSDMPELIGLSHRVLVVRGGMVAGELSREQLDRDDAQEQIFRLASGHLASVSTQDGLPDGTQPAAPPSSGTTRSTP, from the coding sequence TTGGAAACCCCAGCTCTCGAGGTTCGGGACCTGCACAAGGCCTTCGGTGGCGTTCCCGTGCTGCTCGGGGTCGGCTTCAGCGTCCTTCCCGGTCAGGTGACCGGCCTCGCCGGTGAGAACGGGGCCGGGAAGTCGACGCTGATGAAGATCGTCAGCGGCCAGTACCGGCAGGACGCCGGTCAGGTCGTCGTGCGAGGCCAGGAGCTGCTGCACGCCGACCCGATCCATGCCCGAGCCCTCGGCGTCGGCATCGTGCCGCAGGAGCTGGCCCCCTACCCCGACCTGACGGTCTACGAGAACCTCTTCGTCGGCCGGGAGCTGCACGGCCGTGCCGGCCTGCTCGACCACAGGGCCATGGCGCGCAAGGCACGCGAGATGCTCGCCGTCTACGAGGTGGACGTCGACCCGCGGACCCGCATGGGCCGGCTGTCCGTGGCGCTCACCCAGATCGTGGAGATCGCGAAGGCGACCACGTGGGGGGCGAAGGTCCTCCTGCTCGACGAGCCGACGTCGTCCATCCCGGAGCGCGAGGTCAGCCGCCTCTACGCGGTGGTGCGACGGCTCACCTCACAGGGCGTGGCGATGGTCTACACGACCCACCGGATGGAGGAGATCCAGGAGCTCGCCGACCAGGTGGTCGTGCTGCGCGACGGGCGGATGGTGCTCGACGCCTCCCTGCGCGAGACTGACGACGAGGCCATCGTCCGCGCCATGATCGGGCGCGACCTCGGTTCCCTCTTCCCCGACGTCAGCACACCCTCGACCGAGGTCGGGCTCAGCGTGCGCGGACTGCAGCTGGAGCGTGACGGCGTCGCCGTGGACCTCACCGTCCGGAAGGGCGAGATCCTCGGGCTCGGCGGGCTCGTCGGTGCGGGCCGGACCGAGATCGTCGAAGCGCTCTTCGGGGTACGTCGCTCGGCGGCGGGCACCATCGAGGTCGCAGGGCGGACGGTCCCGCGCAACGCGCCGGCACAGGCGATCCGCGCCGGGGTCGCCCTGGTCCCCGAGGACCGCAAGGGCGCCGGCCTGGTCCTGACCCAGTCTGTCCTCGACAACGGGAGCCTGCCGCACCTCTCGGCCTTCACCACGGCCGGCTGGATCAGGCCACGCCGGCGCCGAGCAGCCGTGGGTGCGGCGATGTCGTCGGTCTCGCTTCGCGCACGCAACCTGGAGCAGAGCGTGGGGACGCTGTCCGGTGGCAACCAGCAGAAGGTCGTCCTGGCCCGCTGGCTCACCCAGAACGCGAAGGTCCTCCTGCTCGACGAACCGACCCGAGGTGTTGACGTCGGCGCGCGCGGCGAGATCTACGACATCATCCGACGCCTGGCCGAGGCAGGGCTCGCCGTCGTGCTCGTCAGCTCGGACATGCCCGAGCTGATCGGCCTCAGTCATCGCGTGCTCGTCGTGCGCGGGGGCATGGTCGCCGGCGAGCTCAGTCGCGAGCAGCTCGACCGTGACGACGCCCAGGAGCAGATCTTCCGTCTTGCGAGCGGGCACCTCGCAAGCGTGTCCACCCAGGACGGGCTGCCCGACGGCACCCAGCCCGCAGCCCCCCCATCGTCCGGCACGACAAGGAGCACCCCGTGA
- a CDS encoding HPr family phosphocarrier protein, producing the protein MPLRTVVVASQVGLHARPAAVFTTAVIGSGLPVTVGRPGSAPVDAQSILAVMGLAVKHGETVELAASGSDADRVLDELVGLLEQDLDAE; encoded by the coding sequence ATGCCGCTACGCACAGTCGTCGTCGCCTCGCAGGTCGGCCTGCATGCCCGCCCGGCCGCCGTCTTCACCACCGCGGTGATCGGCAGCGGTCTCCCCGTGACCGTTGGGCGGCCGGGATCGGCTCCGGTCGACGCCCAGAGCATCCTGGCCGTCATGGGCCTCGCCGTGAAGCACGGCGAGACCGTTGAGCTGGCCGCGTCCGGCAGCGATGCCGATCGCGTGCTCGACGAGCTCGTCGGGCTTCTCGAGCAGGACCTCGACGCCGAGTAG